A window of Rhodospirillaceae bacterium contains these coding sequences:
- a CDS encoding RNA-directed DNA polymerase has product MDVTSFFESISEIQVFRVFRALGYQPLVSFELARIVTIGPVDRSPRHSDPVWKVRRRNEKIPAYSTGVLGYLPQGAPTSPMLSNLIMTPIDTRISDAAREAGLTYTRYSDDLTFSTPEKNFGRSTASSFIHTIEEILSSAGFRTQHRKTKLIPPGSRKIVLGLNVGGPKPSLRREFKDNLRLHIHYLEKFGPTEHAKAREFDTIWGMKAHLRGLIDFAKMIEPDYATKLLQRFKNVNWPY; this is encoded by the coding sequence ATGGATGTCACCAGCTTCTTCGAATCAATATCGGAGATCCAGGTGTTTCGTGTTTTCAGAGCACTGGGTTACCAACCGCTGGTGTCATTCGAACTTGCTCGGATAGTAACGATCGGTCCAGTGGATCGAAGCCCGCGCCATAGTGATCCGGTTTGGAAGGTCAGGCGCAGAAATGAGAAAATTCCTGCCTATTCGACGGGTGTACTGGGTTATTTGCCTCAAGGGGCTCCTACGAGCCCCATGCTCTCAAATCTCATCATGACGCCAATTGATACGCGGATTTCCGATGCTGCCAGAGAAGCAGGACTGACGTATACGCGCTATAGCGATGACCTGACCTTCTCGACACCGGAGAAGAATTTCGGTCGGTCCACTGCATCGTCCTTTATTCATACCATTGAGGAAATTTTGTCATCGGCGGGCTTTCGGACCCAGCATAGAAAGACAAAACTGATCCCTCCGGGGAGCAGAAAAATCGTACTTGGCCTGAATGTGGGTGGCCCTAAGCCAAGTCTGCGAAGGGAGTTCAAAGACAATCTCCGCCTTCATATTCACTATCTGGAAAAATTCGGTCCGACTGAACATGCGAAGGCTCGGGAGTTTGATACGATATGGGGTATGAAAGCCCACCTGCGCGGACTGATTGATTTCGCAAAGATGATTGAGCCTGACTACGCGACGAAACTTTTGCAACGGTTTAAGAACGTAAATTGGCCTTATTGA
- a CDS encoding DEAD/DEAH box helicase: MGRFTESHVEEAALEWFGGLGYEILHGPDISPDGPAPERTSYDDVILFDRFRAALERLNPHLSPDTLEEVLRKVQQTETPSLIEENRRLHRFLVEGVPVEVAREDGSIGGDTAWLIDFADPDRNDWLAVNQYTVIENKNNRRPDVVLFINGLPLSVIELKNPGDENATLEGAFNQLQTYKDQIPSLFRTNAVLVTSDGIMARVGSLTADIERFMPWRTVDGSEIAPKGEPELGTVIEGVFEKTRFLDLIRDFTVFGDTGSGLVKIVAGYHQFHAVRHAVERTIQASSPDGDRKVGVIWHTQGSGKSLLMAFYAGQIIAHPDMGNPTLVIITDRNDLDDQLFGTFVMCKALLRQTPSQVDSREDLQKVLTRPSGGVIFTTIQKFSPERGETDYPVLTDRRNVVVITDEAHRSQYGFKAKVARDTGKISYGFAKYLRDALPNASFIGFTGTPIEKDDVNTPAVFGEYIDVYDINRGVEDGATVPIYYESRLARIELDEDEKPHIDDEIAEIAENDALDEQEKLKRKWASIEAVVGAKKRLTMIAQDLVRHFEDRVQAMDGKAMIVCMSRRICVALYNEIVNLRPDWNSDDDEKGVIKIVMTGAASDPPEWQPHIGGKARRELLAKRAKDPDDLLKLVIVRDMWLTGFDVPCMHTMYIDKPMRGHGLMQAIARVNRVFRKKSGGLIVDYIGIAQNLKAALGQYSQSDRKQAGIDMAEAVAVMLEKHEIVCDMVHGFDYRAGLTGSPQERLGVLAGAIEWVLQMQQREAAKETTDEDKKRAHRRFNDAVLALSKAFALAAASDEARDIRDEVGFFQTIRAALAKSVPGTGKTSAERDFAVQQIVSRAVVSTEIVDILAAAGVETPDISILSDEFLAEIQGMEKKNLAMEALRKLLNGEIRSRSRVNVVQTRAFSERLEDAIARYHTNAITAAQVIQKLIDLAKDIRAAHQRGEEEGLSQEEISFYDALAENESAVEVMGDDKLRIIAHELLNSLKSNVTVDWEHRESSRARMRVLVKRILRKYGYPPDLQDAAVQTVLQQAEVLSERWAG; this comes from the coding sequence ATGGGTCGTTTCACAGAAAGTCATGTTGAAGAAGCAGCGCTGGAATGGTTCGGCGGACTCGGGTATGAGATTTTACACGGCCCCGACATCTCCCCGGATGGCCCCGCGCCGGAGCGCACCAGCTATGACGACGTGATCCTGTTCGACAGGTTCCGCGCCGCCCTCGAACGCCTGAATCCGCATTTGTCCCCCGACACGCTGGAAGAAGTGCTGCGCAAGGTGCAGCAGACAGAAACCCCATCGCTCATCGAGGAAAACCGCCGCCTGCACCGTTTTCTGGTCGAGGGCGTGCCCGTCGAGGTGGCGCGCGAGGACGGCAGCATCGGCGGGGATACCGCTTGGCTGATCGACTTCGCTGATCCCGACCGCAACGACTGGCTGGCGGTCAACCAGTACACGGTCATCGAGAACAAGAACAACCGCCGCCCGGACGTGGTTCTGTTTATCAACGGCCTACCCCTGTCTGTCATTGAACTGAAAAATCCCGGCGATGAGAACGCCACCCTCGAAGGGGCCTTCAACCAGCTCCAGACATACAAGGACCAAATTCCGTCCCTTTTCCGCACCAATGCGGTGCTTGTTACCTCGGACGGGATTATGGCGCGTGTGGGTTCTCTGACCGCTGACATTGAGCGCTTCATGCCCTGGCGTACTGTGGACGGCTCCGAGATTGCGCCGAAGGGCGAGCCGGAGCTTGGCACCGTCATCGAGGGCGTGTTCGAGAAAACCCGCTTTCTGGACCTCATCCGGGATTTTACCGTGTTCGGGGATACTGGCTCCGGCCTGGTTAAGATCGTGGCTGGGTATCACCAGTTCCATGCCGTACGCCACGCCGTCGAGAGGACGATACAAGCGTCGAGCCCGGACGGCGACCGTAAGGTTGGTGTGATCTGGCACACCCAGGGCTCCGGCAAGAGCCTGCTTATGGCTTTCTACGCCGGGCAGATCATCGCGCACCCGGACATGGGCAACCCAACGCTGGTTATTATTACCGACCGCAACGACCTGGACGACCAGCTATTCGGAACGTTTGTTATGTGCAAGGCGTTGCTTCGGCAGACGCCCAGCCAGGTCGACAGCCGGGAAGACCTGCAAAAGGTCCTTACCCGGCCTTCCGGTGGCGTGATATTCACGACTATCCAGAAGTTCTCGCCCGAGCGGGGCGAGACAGACTATCCGGTGCTCACCGACCGCCGCAATGTCGTGGTGATTACCGACGAGGCGCACCGCAGCCAGTACGGCTTCAAGGCCAAGGTCGCGCGCGATACCGGAAAAATCTCTTACGGCTTCGCCAAATATCTGCGCGACGCTCTTCCGAACGCCTCGTTCATCGGGTTTACCGGCACGCCGATTGAGAAGGACGACGTGAACACGCCGGCCGTGTTTGGCGAATACATCGACGTGTATGACATCAACCGGGGCGTCGAGGACGGCGCAACGGTGCCGATCTACTACGAGAGCCGTCTTGCGCGCATCGAACTGGACGAGGACGAGAAACCGCACATCGACGACGAGATTGCGGAGATTGCAGAGAATGACGCCCTTGACGAGCAGGAGAAGCTCAAGCGCAAATGGGCGAGCATCGAGGCTGTCGTCGGCGCGAAGAAACGCCTTACCATGATCGCCCAGGACCTCGTGCGGCATTTCGAGGACCGGGTGCAGGCCATGGACGGTAAGGCGATGATCGTTTGTATGAGCCGCCGAATTTGCGTGGCGCTCTATAACGAGATCGTCAACCTGCGTCCCGATTGGAACAGCGACGACGACGAGAAGGGCGTCATCAAAATCGTCATGACAGGGGCGGCGTCCGATCCGCCTGAGTGGCAGCCCCATATCGGCGGGAAGGCGCGCCGCGAGTTGCTTGCCAAACGCGCCAAGGACCCGGACGATCTGCTCAAGCTGGTGATTGTCCGGGATATGTGGCTGACTGGCTTCGACGTACCCTGCATGCACACCATGTACATCGACAAGCCCATGCGCGGACACGGGCTCATGCAAGCGATTGCCCGCGTCAACCGCGTGTTTCGCAAGAAGTCCGGCGGGCTGATCGTGGACTATATAGGCATTGCCCAGAACCTGAAGGCCGCCCTCGGTCAGTATTCCCAGAGCGACCGCAAGCAGGCGGGCATCGACATGGCTGAGGCCGTCGCGGTCATGCTGGAGAAGCACGAGATTGTTTGCGACATGGTGCACGGCTTCGACTACAGAGCCGGGCTGACCGGATCGCCGCAAGAACGGCTTGGCGTCCTTGCCGGGGCGATTGAGTGGGTTCTCCAGATGCAGCAGCGCGAGGCTGCGAAGGAAACAACGGACGAAGATAAGAAGCGGGCGCATCGCCGTTTCAACGACGCCGTGCTGGCTCTCTCTAAGGCGTTTGCGCTTGCCGCCGCCAGTGACGAGGCCCGCGACATCCGCGATGAGGTCGGCTTCTTCCAGACGATCCGCGCCGCGCTCGCCAAAAGCGTCCCCGGTACTGGCAAGACATCGGCTGAGCGGGATTTTGCCGTTCAGCAAATCGTCAGCCGCGCCGTCGTCTCGACGGAAATCGTCGACATCCTTGCCGCCGCCGGGGTCGAAACCCCGGATATCTCTATCCTCTCGGACGAGTTTCTGGCCGAGATTCAGGGGATGGAGAAGAAGAACCTCGCCATGGAGGCGCTGCGCAAGCTGCTCAATGGCGAGATACGTTCACGCAGCCGGGTCAACGTCGTGCAGACGCGGGCCTTCTCCGAGCGGCTTGAGGACGCCATAGCACGCTATCATACCAATGCTATCACGGCGGCCCAGGTGATCCAGAAACTCATCGACCTGGCGAAGGATATTCGCGCTGCGCATCAGCGAGGTGAGGAAGAAGGGCTTAGCCAGGAGGAAATCTCCTTCTATGACGCCCTGGCCGAAAATGAGAGCGCGGTCGAGGTGATGGGCGACGACAAGCTCCGGATTATTGCCCACGAGCTACTGAACAGCCTCAAAAGCAACGTCACCGTGGACTGGGAACATCGTGAATCATCACGCGCCCGCATGCGCGTGCTGGTCAAGCGCATCCTGCGCAAATACGGCTACCCACCCGACCTTCAGGACGCCGCCGTGCAGACAGTCTTGCAGCAGGCTGAGGTGCTTTCGGAGAGGTGGGCGGGGTGA
- a CDS encoding restriction endonuclease subunit S produces MDEWAQPTFLEAPIEIIDGDRGVNYPKQAEFAPSGHCLFLNAGNVSSTGFKFSECSFISEERDNLLRKGKLKRYDSVLTTRGTVGNVAFYDDSIPFDHVRINSGMVIFRPDQPTIVPRYLYLFLRSRLFRNQVSALTTGSAQPQLPIRDIHRIHIPLPSISEQHNIAETLGSLDDKIELNRRMNETLEAMARAIFKDWFVDFGPTRAKAEGREPYLAPDIWGLFPDALDDDDKPVGWELGCLADVAESPRRGISPTDVSEETPYIGLEHMPRRSIALTEWEGAGKVTSNKSVFKRGEFLFGKLRPYFHKVGVAPLSGICSTDIVVLTPRTADWSVFVLACISTDEFIAYTNQASTGTKMPRTSWKAMGQYGLCLPPELVICAFQNTVQPMIDRIIANIHESRTLVQTRDLLLPKLMSGKIRLREAEDAVEAVA; encoded by the coding sequence ATGGATGAGTGGGCACAACCGACGTTCTTAGAAGCGCCTATTGAAATCATCGATGGCGACAGGGGGGTAAACTACCCAAAGCAGGCGGAATTTGCTCCGAGCGGCCATTGCTTGTTTTTGAATGCTGGAAACGTGAGTTCTACTGGCTTTAAGTTCTCCGAATGTTCGTTCATTAGCGAAGAACGCGACAACCTCTTAAGAAAAGGAAAGCTCAAGCGATACGACAGTGTTTTGACAACGCGAGGTACAGTGGGAAATGTAGCTTTCTATGATGATTCCATCCCTTTTGATCATGTGCGTATCAACTCTGGAATGGTAATTTTTCGGCCAGATCAACCAACAATCGTTCCGCGTTACTTGTACTTATTTTTGAGGTCGCGCCTCTTTAGGAACCAAGTCTCTGCCCTGACCACAGGAAGTGCTCAACCTCAACTTCCTATTCGTGACATACATAGAATTCATATTCCTCTTCCTTCGATTTCCGAGCAGCACAACATCGCAGAAACTCTGGGGTCCCTCGACGATAAGATCGAGCTGAACCGGCGGATGAATGAGACGCTGGAGGCGATGGCGCGGGCGATCTTCAAGGACTGGTTCGTCGATTTCGGCCCCACCCGCGCCAAGGCCGAAGGCCGCGAACCCTACCTTGCTCCGGATATCTGGGGCCTGTTTCCCGACGCCCTCGACGATGACGACAAGCCGGTGGGGTGGGAGCTTGGATGCCTAGCCGACGTTGCGGAATCTCCAAGGCGAGGAATCAGCCCTACCGATGTTTCCGAGGAAACACCTTACATCGGCCTTGAACACATGCCCCGCCGCTCAATCGCTCTAACGGAATGGGAGGGTGCAGGCAAAGTCACGAGCAACAAGTCAGTTTTCAAGAGGGGCGAATTTCTGTTTGGCAAGCTGAGGCCTTACTTCCACAAGGTCGGGGTCGCCCCCTTAAGTGGTATTTGTTCCACCGACATTGTTGTTCTCACACCCAGGACGGCTGACTGGTCCGTCTTTGTGCTGGCGTGTATCTCAACCGATGAATTCATTGCTTACACCAACCAAGCCTCAACGGGCACGAAAATGCCGCGCACGAGTTGGAAGGCTATGGGCCAGTATGGGCTTTGCCTACCGCCGGAGCTTGTTATCTGCGCCTTCCAGAACACCGTGCAACCGATGATCGACCGGATCATCGCAAACATTCACGAGAGCCGCACCCTCGTCCAGACCCGCGACCTGCTTTTGCCAAAGCTCATGTCCGGCAAAATCCGCCTCCGAGAGGCTGAAGACGCTGTGGAGGCCGTGGCATGA